In the Gammaproteobacteria bacterium genome, TCTCGTCCGCGTTGTGCAGGTTCAGGGTCGGCGGCAGCCGGCCCTCCATCACCGCCAGGGCGGAAAAAATGCTTTCGATGCCGCCCGCGGCGCCCAGCAGGTGTCCGGTGGCGGACTTGGTGGACGAGACGGGGATGCTCGGGAGCTGTTCCGCGAAGAGGTTTCTGAGGGATGCGATCTCGGCGCGGTCGCCGACCGGTGTGGAGGTCGCGTGCGCGTTGATATAGCCGATGTCGGCGGGCTCCAGCCCGGCCATGCCCAGTGCGGCGCGCATGGCGGCCGCGGCGCCCGAGCCGTCTTCCGGCCCGGCAGTGATGTGATAGGCGTCGGCGCTGGTGCCGTAGCCGCTGACCACGGCCAGCGGGGTGGCGCCGCGCGCTTCGGCGTGTTCCAGGGTCTCGATCACCATCAGGCCGGCGCCTTCACCCATGATGAAGCCGTCGCGATCCCGGTCGAAGGGACGGGATGCCTCGGCCGGGGCGTCGTTGCGCGTCGAAAGGGCCTTCATGGCGTGGAAGGAGGCCAGCGACAGGGGGTCGACGCAGGCTTCCGCGCCGCCGACCAGGGCGATCTCGGCCTCGCCGCTGCGGATCATGCGCATGCCGTCGCCGATGGCCTGGATGCCCGCGGCGCAGGCCGTCACCGGACAGCCCAGCGGTCCCTTGAAGCCGTGGCGGATGGAGATGTTGCCGGCCGCCAGGTTGGCGAGAAACGCGGGTACGACGAACGGCGACAGCCGCTTGTAACCCTTGGTTTCCAGCGTCTTGTGGGCCTGGGTGATGGTGGGGAAGCCGCCGATGCCGGTGGCGATGACGGTCGCCGTCGAACGTTGCTCGGCCTCCGTTTGCGGGGTCCAGTTCGCCTGTTTCAGGGCCTCCTGGGCCGCGCCCAGGGCATACAGGGTGAACAGCCCCAGTTTCTTGAGTTCCTTGTGCTCGATCACGGTGGCGGGATCGAGCCCGGCCGTCGGGTCCTGCTCCCGGTCGGGCACCAGGCCCGCGATCTGTATGGGAAATTCCTCGACATCGAAGCGATCGATGTTGCGGACGCCGGAACGGCCCTCCAGCAGACGCTGCCAAACGGTCTCAACGCCGCATCCCAGCGGACTGACAATGCCCATCCCTGTGATGACGATGGGTGAATTCATAACTTCTCCAGCATAAATCGATGGAAGAAACCTTATCCCGGCATAATATATGATCAAGATAATATTGTTGGCTGGAAGTCGCAGGAGAGAACGATGCCTTACTCCAAAGATCACAAGTCCCGATCCAAAGAGCGCATACTGCAGGCCGCTACCGAGCTGTTCTGCCGTTACGGTTTCGACAAGGTATCCATCAGCCAGATCATGAAGCTGGCGCGCATGACGCACGGGGCGTTCTATGCGCATTTCGAGTCCAAGGAGGCGCTCTACAACGAGTCGCTGCTCGAAACCTTCCGCCGCAGCCGGCTGGCGCGCCTGACCAAGGGGCCTTTTTCCGTCAAGCAGCTGACCGCCCTGGTCACCGACTATCTGAATCTGCGCGAGCTGAAGGAAAAGAGCGGGCCCGGTCCGGAATCCATTCTGTTCAACGAGGTCGGCAGCGACCGTATTGAAATCAAGCGCTTGTACGAAGAGGCCTACGAGCGGATGCGGAAGATGGTGGAGACGCGCATCACCGCCCTCGGTCGCCTCAAAAAGCTGCCCTTCGCGACGGACAAGGAGGCCGTAGCGGAAAAATCGCGCACCATCCTGGCATCCCTGGTCGGGGCGGTGGTCATCGCCAGGAGCCTGCCGCGGGAAGAGGAGCAGAGCCAGATTCTGGTGGCGGCCCAGAAGCAGATCATCAGCATGCTCGGGGCGGACGAGCACGAGCTCGATGACCAGGACACGGCGGGGCAGACCTCCTGACGCGCAGCCCCCGCACCCGATAAGCCTGTGCGCGCCGCCCGGCGCGCATCGCCCCCTCGCTCCCGCCACCCCCGGCGGGATTTTTCTGCCCGCATCGCTTTGTCGGGTTTGCGACAAGGACTCCCCGTTTGTCGCCTAACGGCGCCTGTCCGGCGTACCTGTTTATAACTAACCAACTGTTTTAAAAGGAGATTCGTGGCTGGCACGCGCGTTGCACCTGTATAGCCAGGGACAACGCTGCACGGGAGCCAAAACATGTCCACCACCGGGCGAAGCATCGTGATCGACGACACCACCCTGCGCGACGGCGAGCAGTCGGCCGGGGTGGCGTTTTCGCCCGAGGAAAAGCTGGATATCGCCCGCCGGCTCGACGCCCTGGGCGTGCCGGAACTGGAGATCGGCATCCCCGCCATGGGGGAGGCCGAACGCGACGGCATCCGTGCCGTGGCCGATCTGGGCCTGGATGCGCGCCTGCTGGTGTGGTGCCGCATGCGCCGCGACGACCTGCAGGCCTGCATCGGGCTGGGCGTGCACATGGTGGACCTGTCCATCCCCGTCTCCGATCAGCAGGTCCGCAACAAGCTGGGCCGGGACCGGCGCTTCGTGCTGAACGCCGTCAGCCGCCACGTCACGCAGGCGCTGGATATGGGGCTGGACGTCTGCGTCGGCGGCGAGGATGCCTCGCGCGCCGATCCCGATTTCGTCCTGCAGGTGGCGGAAGCGGCGCAGGCCGCCGGCGCCCGGCGCTTTCGTTTCGCCGACACCGTCGGCGTGATGGAGCCGTTCGGCGTGCTGGAACGGATGCGCAGGCTGCGCGCCGGCGTGGATCTGGAACTCGAAATGCACGCCCACGATGACATGGGACTGGCCACCGCCAATTCCCTGGCCGCCGCCGTCGGCGGCGCCACTCATATCAACACCACGGTCAACGGCCTGGGCGAGCGCGCCGGCAACGCACCGCTGGAAGAGGTGGTGCTCGCCCTGCAGCAACTCTACGGCTTCGCGGTGGATGTGGACCTGCACGATTTTCCCGCGCGCCGCGCCATGCTCAAGGCCTACGCCGACCTCGGCATCGAATTGAGCCTGGAGCAGGCGGGCATGCTGCTGGATCAGGTCAAGGCGCTGGTGGCGAGCACCAAGCGGCCGCCGCGCATCCGGGATCTGCGCAGGCTGTATCTGGAACTGCAACAGGGGCAGGACCCCGTGGCCGCCTGCGGTTGAGGCGGGCGGCATCGATGACGGATCAGGAGACGAACCGATGACCGACACACAGGTAAAGCAGCCGATGCCGCGTCTGGGGTTGCTGGCCCAGTTCCGCGAGGACATCGGTTGCGTGTTCGAACGCGACCCCGCGGCGCGCAGCCGCGTGGAGGTGCTGACCACCTATCCCGGTGTGCACGCCATCCTCTGGCACCGCGTTTCCCATCGCCTGTGGCAGCGCGGCTGGCGCTATGCCGCGCGTCTGCTGGCGTTCGTCGCCCGCACCCTGAGCAACGTGGACATCCACCCCGGCGCCACCATCGGCCGGCGCTTTTTCATCGACCACGGCTCCGGCGTCGTGATCGGCGAGACCGCCGAGATCGGCGATGACGTGACCCTGTACCACGGCGTGACCCTGGGCGGCACCAGCTGGAACAAGGGCAAGCGCCATCCGACCTTGTGCGACGGGGTGATGGTGGGGGCCGGCGCCAAGATACTCGGCCCCATCACGGTCGGCCCGGGTGCGCGCGTGGGCGCCAACTCGGTGGTGGTCAAGGACGTGCCGCCCGGACGCACGGTGGTGGGCATCCCCGGCAAGGTGGTCCACCTGCGCGAGGCCGGCGAGGTCAATCCCTACGGCATCGACCTCAACCATCACCTGATTCCGGATCCGGTGGGCAAGGCCATCAGTTGCCTGATGGAACGCCTGACCCAGTTGGAAGAGCGCCTGGTATCCGCCGAACGCGAAGAGGTTGGTACCACCGCTTCAGACGACGATTGCGAGACCTGCGAATCGCAGGACGTATGCGAGCCGGAGCGCGTCGGTCTCGGGTCGTCGACCCGTTAAACAGGGAGAATCGATATGGACTTGCTGGATTTCGACAACGCGAACCTCTACTTCGACGAGCCGATGGCTGACGAAGTGCAGGTGCTGCTGAACAAGGCGGCCGAGGTCTACGCCGACGGCGATGCCGAACGGCATCTGCTGCGGGCGTATTTCCTGGCGCCGCAGAACCTGTCCGTGCTGGTGGCGTTGTACCGCTTCTACTACTACCAGCACCGCCTGAGCGAGGCGCTGGTCGTGGCCATGCACGCCCTCGACGCGAGCGGCGGGCGCCTCGGCCTGCCCGACGAGTGGCAGCGCCTGGACGATATGTGCATCGGTTTCGCGGCGTCCCAGTCGATGGGGCTGCTGCGCTTCTACCTGCTGGCCCTGAAGGGGGCCGGCTATCTCAACCTGCGTGCCGGCGACCTGGAAACGGGGCGGTGCATGCTGGCCAAGATTCTCGAGGTCGACCCCAAGGATCAGATGGGGGCGGGCGTGCTGCTGGGCGTGGTCGAGCAAATGGAAGTGCGCGGCGTGGAACCGGAGCGGGCGAGCGCCTGACGCCGTGATCCCGACCTCAACCAATACATACAGCCGAGGAACCGCGTCATGAACGATGAGCTGACTCTGGACGAAGAGCTGGAAGAGCTGAGCAGTGCCGAGGACTTCCTGCAGTATTTCGATATCGAATACGAACCGGCCGTGGTGCACGTCAACCGCCTGCATATCCTGCAGCGTTTCCACGATTACCTGAATCAGTCGGAGACCCTGCTGCCGGAAGCGGAAGAGGCGCGCCGGGGCGTGTACCGGCGCCTGCTGCAGCGCGCGTATCAGGACTTCGTCGAATCCAGCGCGCTGGAGGAGAAGGTATTCAAGGTGTTCCACATGCACGAACCCCAGGAGACCTTCGTGTCGCTGGAGTCCCTGCTTAAATAAGGCCCTCCCATGCGACCGAGGTTCGACTACGGCGATGAGGTGCGGGTAACCCGCAACGTGCGCAACGACGGCACCTATCCGGGCATGGATATCGGCGCGCCGCTGGTGCGCCGGGGCAGCGTCGGCTACGTGCAGAACGTCGGCACCTATCTGCAGGACCAGATCATCTATTCCGTGCACTTCCTCGAGGCCGACCGCCTGGTCGGCTGCCGCGAGGAGGAATTGATCTCGATGGATGAGACCTGGGTGCCGACGCGTTTCGAGTTCCGCGACAAGGTCGCCGCTGCACGCCCCCTGGGAATCGGCGGCGAGGTGGTCGCTGAGCCGGGCGCCGTGGGCGAGGTGATCCGGGTGCTGCGCGACGCGCCAGGCGGTCCGGCCTACCACGTGCACTTTCCGGGGCGGACCCTGCAGGTGCCGGAGGAGGCTCTCACCGAAGTGCCCAAGGATAGCCCGGACGCGGCGGAGGATGAGGCATGAATACGCTGATGCGTTCGACCCCGTCCGGAGAGGCGCAGGAGCTGGCCTATTACCGGCTGCGCGCGGCGCTGGATCAGTTCGGGCAGAGTCCGGCCGCGCTGGGCGCCGAGCAGCGGGCGCAGGCGGATCAGCGGGCGCATCAGGAGTACGCCCTGGAGCAGCAGGTGCTGTCGGCCCCCGAGGCCTGCGACGTCGTGATCGCCGACCATATGGTGACGCAGGCGCAGGAGACGGTGCGCAGCCGCTATCCCAGCGAGGATGCTTTCAATGCCGACCTCGAGCGTAACAACCTGAGCCAGGAGACGCTGTGGCTCGCCCTGCAGCGGGAGCTGACGGTGGAGGCCGTGCTGGACAAGGTCGGCGCCCGCGCCGCGCAGGTGAACGACCTGGAAGTGAAGCTCTACTACTACCTGCACCTCGAGCGTTTCGTGCAGCCGGAAACGCGCACGTTGCGTCACGTTCTCATTACCGTCAACGAGCAGTTTCCCGAAAACCATCCGGCCGAGGCGCGGGCGCGTATCGAAAGCATCGCCGCGCGCGTGCGCCGCAAGCCGCATCGCTTCGGCGAGCAGGCCGGCAAGCATTCCGAATGTCCCACCGCGCTGCAGGAAGGGCTGCTCGGCCGGCTGCCCCGCGGCCAGTTGTATCCGGAACTGGACGAGGTCGCCTTCGGCATGGCCGAGGGCGAGATCAGTGCCGTGGTGGAGTCGCCCATCGGTTTGCACTTGCTGTATTGCGAACAGGTACATCCGGCAGGTCCGGTGTCGCTGGCGGAGGCGCGGCCGCGCATACACGAGCGGCTTCAGGCGCGCCAGCGCCGGCTGTGCATTCGCAACTGGCTCAGGAATCTGTCTGACGGAGAGGAAAAGCCATGACCGAGCGTTCCGTGCATTGTTCCTTTTGCGGCATCGAGCAGACCCCGGAGATTCCGCTGATCGCAGGCGCCGACGGCCACATCTGCGAGGACTGCGTGCGCCTGGCCTACCAGGTGGTGAGCAGTTGGGGACGCAAGCGCGCCCTGGCGGAACTGCACGGACCGCCGCCGGTGCCCGGGGAGATCAAGGCGAAACTGGACGAGTACGTGATCGGGCAGGATCTCGCCAAGGAGATACTGTCGGTGGCGGTCTACAACCACTACAAGCGGCTGCGCTGCGAAAGCGCCAGCGCGCCTTCGCTGGACGGCGAACAGGACGTGGAGCTGGGCAAATCCAACATCCTGCTGCTCGGTCCCTCCGGCAGCGGCAAGACCCTGCTGGCCAGCACCCTGGCGCGTATCGTCGGCGTGCCCTTCGTGGTGGCCGACGCCACTACCCTGACCCAGGCCGGCTACGTTGGCGACGACGTGGAGACCATTCTGGCACGTCTGCTGGATACGGCTGACGGTAACGTCGGGCGTGCGGAGTGGGGCATCGTCTACGTGGATGAGATCGACAAGCTGGCGCGCAGCCCCGAGGCGGCGACCGGCATACGCGACGTGTCGGGCGAAGGCGTTCAGCAGGCGTTGCTCAAGCTGGTGGAGGGCAGCCAAGTGAAGGTGCCGGTGAAGGGACGCCGGCGCGAAGGCGGCGACGAGGTCACCATGGACACGCGCAATATCCTGTTCATCGTGGGCGGCGCCTTTTCGGGTCTGGAGGAGGTGGCCATGCAGCGGCTCGCCCCCAAGGCGGCGGCCATCGGTTTTCATGCCGAGGTCGACGGCCAGACCGAGCAGCCGGATAGCGAATCCCTGCTGGCGGAGATACAGCCCGAGGACCTGCGGCGTTTCGGCCTGATCCCCGAGTTCATCGGCCGTTTCCCCGTGCACGCCGCGCTGGCGCCGCTGGACGAGGATGCCTTGGTCCGCATCCTCACCGGTCCGCGCAACGCGCTTACCCGCCAGTACCGCAAGCTGCTGGCACTGGATGGCGTGGAACTGGAATTCACCGAGGACGCGCTGTCCGCCATCGCCCGCGAGGCCCTGAGCCGGGGTACCGGCGCCCGCGGTCTGCGCGGCGTGCTCGAGCGCATCCTGCGCCCGGTGATGTTCGAGGCGCCTTCGCATGCGGACAAGACGCATTGCGTGGTGGACGAGCAGGCCGTGACGGGCGAGCGGCCGGCCTGCATTACCGGCGGCGAATCCGCGGGCGTCGTGCGCGAGGCCAGCGCCTCCGGCTGAGGACGGCCGTCAGTCCCTTTCATTCCCCCTGTCCCGGACCCCGCGGGCGCCGACAAGGGTGCCCGCGGAGTGTTGCGTGGACGCAAAAATATCTACAGGTAGTGGTCTTTCCCACCTGTGTCCACAATATGTTCGTGCTACACTCTGCCGCACCATCGCGGTGACAGCGCCGCGACGACCGAATCACCCGTGGAGGAGGGCGCTATGCGCAAGCTCGTTCGAATTGGACTGATGTTGCTGTGCTGCACCGCAACCACCGCGCAGGCCGCCGGTGTCGACCTGTCGCTGGGTTCGAAGACGGCACAGTTCAATTTCAATACCGACTCCAGCTCGCTGGGGTATGGCGGCGCCGACATCTCCTTCGGCGCCTTCTACAACACGGACAAGGATCTGGTCGGCAGCGTCGGCGCCATGGTCAGCGGCGCGCCGGCAGGCACCCGCCCGTTCAGTTTCGGCGTGGGCGCGAAGATCTATGTGGCCTCGCTGGATAAACCCAACAAGGACGTGCAGGCCATCAGCATCGGCGGGCAGGTCGCCTACCATATTCCCGGTAACATTCCGATGGCGGTGGTGGTGCGCGGCTTTTACGCACCGGAGGTGACGACCTTCGGCGACGGCAAGGATTACCTGGACCTGTTCCCCCACTTCTCGGTCGAGTTCCTGCCGGGGACCTCGGCCTTTGTCGGTTACCGGTACATGCGCACCCATATCAAGCATGCCGATGACTACAAGATGGCCGACGAGGCGGTGGTCGGGGTCAAGCTCACCTTCTGAGCGAAAAGCTAAGGCCAAGGCGCATGCCTGAACCTGGTTT is a window encoding:
- the fabF gene encoding beta-ketoacyl-ACP synthase II, which gives rise to MNSPIVITGMGIVSPLGCGVETVWQRLLEGRSGVRNIDRFDVEEFPIQIAGLVPDREQDPTAGLDPATVIEHKELKKLGLFTLYALGAAQEALKQANWTPQTEAEQRSTATVIATGIGGFPTITQAHKTLETKGYKRLSPFVVPAFLANLAAGNISIRHGFKGPLGCPVTACAAGIQAIGDGMRMIRSGEAEIALVGGAEACVDPLSLASFHAMKALSTRNDAPAEASRPFDRDRDGFIMGEGAGLMVIETLEHAEARGATPLAVVSGYGTSADAYHITAGPEDGSGAAAAMRAALGMAGLEPADIGYINAHATSTPVGDRAEIASLRNLFAEQLPSIPVSSTKSATGHLLGAAGGIESIFSALAVMEGRLPPTLNLHNADESMADLDLVPIHAREQAIQHALCNGFGFGGVNASLIVSKI
- a CDS encoding TetR/AcrR family transcriptional regulator, whose protein sequence is MPYSKDHKSRSKERILQAATELFCRYGFDKVSISQIMKLARMTHGAFYAHFESKEALYNESLLETFRRSRLARLTKGPFSVKQLTALVTDYLNLRELKEKSGPGPESILFNEVGSDRIEIKRLYEEAYERMRKMVETRITALGRLKKLPFATDKEAVAEKSRTILASLVGAVVIARSLPREEEQSQILVAAQKQIISMLGADEHELDDQDTAGQTS
- the cysE gene encoding serine O-acetyltransferase, producing MTDTQVKQPMPRLGLLAQFREDIGCVFERDPAARSRVEVLTTYPGVHAILWHRVSHRLWQRGWRYAARLLAFVARTLSNVDIHPGATIGRRFFIDHGSGVVIGETAEIGDDVTLYHGVTLGGTSWNKGKRHPTLCDGVMVGAGAKILGPITVGPGARVGANSVVVKDVPPGRTVVGIPGKVVHLREAGEVNPYGIDLNHHLIPDPVGKAISCLMERLTQLEERLVSAEREEVGTTASDDDCETCESQDVCEPERVGLGSSTR
- a CDS encoding nitrogenase-stabilizing/protective protein NifW, with amino-acid sequence MNDELTLDEELEELSSAEDFLQYFDIEYEPAVVHVNRLHILQRFHDYLNQSETLLPEAEEARRGVYRRLLQRAYQDFVESSALEEKVFKVFHMHEPQETFVSLESLLK
- a CDS encoding nitrogen fixation protein NifZ; protein product: MRPRFDYGDEVRVTRNVRNDGTYPGMDIGAPLVRRGSVGYVQNVGTYLQDQIIYSVHFLEADRLVGCREEELISMDETWVPTRFEFRDKVAAARPLGIGGEVVAEPGAVGEVIRVLRDAPGGPAYHVHFPGRTLQVPEEALTEVPKDSPDAAEDEA
- the nifM gene encoding nitrogen fixation protein NifM codes for the protein MNTLMRSTPSGEAQELAYYRLRAALDQFGQSPAALGAEQRAQADQRAHQEYALEQQVLSAPEACDVVIADHMVTQAQETVRSRYPSEDAFNADLERNNLSQETLWLALQRELTVEAVLDKVGARAAQVNDLEVKLYYYLHLERFVQPETRTLRHVLITVNEQFPENHPAEARARIESIAARVRRKPHRFGEQAGKHSECPTALQEGLLGRLPRGQLYPELDEVAFGMAEGEISAVVESPIGLHLLYCEQVHPAGPVSLAEARPRIHERLQARQRRLCIRNWLRNLSDGEEKP
- the clpX gene encoding ATP-dependent Clp protease ATP-binding subunit ClpX, whose amino-acid sequence is MTERSVHCSFCGIEQTPEIPLIAGADGHICEDCVRLAYQVVSSWGRKRALAELHGPPPVPGEIKAKLDEYVIGQDLAKEILSVAVYNHYKRLRCESASAPSLDGEQDVELGKSNILLLGPSGSGKTLLASTLARIVGVPFVVADATTLTQAGYVGDDVETILARLLDTADGNVGRAEWGIVYVDEIDKLARSPEAATGIRDVSGEGVQQALLKLVEGSQVKVPVKGRRREGGDEVTMDTRNILFIVGGAFSGLEEVAMQRLAPKAAAIGFHAEVDGQTEQPDSESLLAEIQPEDLRRFGLIPEFIGRFPVHAALAPLDEDALVRILTGPRNALTRQYRKLLALDGVELEFTEDALSAIAREALSRGTGARGLRGVLERILRPVMFEAPSHADKTHCVVDEQAVTGERPACITGGESAGVVREASASG
- a CDS encoding YfaZ family outer membrane protein, whose protein sequence is MRKLVRIGLMLLCCTATTAQAAGVDLSLGSKTAQFNFNTDSSSLGYGGADISFGAFYNTDKDLVGSVGAMVSGAPAGTRPFSFGVGAKIYVASLDKPNKDVQAISIGGQVAYHIPGNIPMAVVVRGFYAPEVTTFGDGKDYLDLFPHFSVEFLPGTSAFVGYRYMRTHIKHADDYKMADEAVVGVKLTF